The Apium graveolens cultivar Ventura chromosome 11, ASM990537v1, whole genome shotgun sequence genome has a window encoding:
- the LOC141697505 gene encoding uncharacterized protein LOC141697505 has product MSNEALDQRNASIDIEESTAMTIEFLRARLLSERSVSRSARQRADELARRVMELEEQLKIVSLERMKAEKATADVLAILESSGATDLSEEYDSSSDQEATPSGSEVGPSSLMEEENLTDEKSCGRSLSWKSEKDSSRFLEKKYKDSSRRRHGSVISSANSSPKQVGKSCRRIKRKETTSATDQLQIDTSRLPLEGEVAESPYVPTSADNVPEISKEPSEVLENQILSNGHPSSAHGEDKDMEIALEQQAQLIQQYEAEEKAQRDWEEKFTETNSRTPVSIDGGNQSDVTEDRDGSREPASPFGEDTFVSCNQEPSLTDEGLSVSYELGRDQKSISNVAFESQSSEIAVSMAKSTFDQQQSLAHNYLPPVSQYIGVSGKEKTEVFSGTTNSLNKEASENADQFALMPHDTSNELGSVLEALQQAKASLKQNLNRSPVSNPGSMRNRDPSVPIMRNENRFEFPVGSAGLFRLPTGFQHETTAQDHFQTSGSELSSRNITPGPAGDRFFPSPYMHSQSSSPSDGLFTTRTNPYMDPRSTLPTTFPIFRTMLDSDRYAALTNSSTDPRLNAGLPSASRYVYPDYPPYREMVPRMTADDALSGHAANRDIGIRHPSHSQYYNDPRHYDDPRQYNDPRQYNDPRQYMYR; this is encoded by the exons ATGTCGAACGAAGCCCTAGATCAGAG AAATGCTAGTATTGACATTGAGGAGTCAACTGCAATGACAATTGAGTTTCTTCGAGCACGATTGCTATCTGAAAGATCTGTATCAAGATCAGCAAGGCAAAGAGCTGATGAGTTGGCCAGAAGG GTAATGGAACTGGAGGAGCAGCTAAAGATCGTGTCATTGGAAAGAATGAAAGCTGAGAAGGCAACAGCAGATGTCCTTGCCATCTTAGAAAGCAGTGGGGCAACTGATTTATCGGAGGAGTATGATTCGAGTTCTGATCAGGAAGCAACTCCATCTGGATCTGAGGTTGGTCCTAGTTCCTTGATGGAGGAAGAAAACTTAACTGATGAGAAATCGTGCGGTAGAAGCTTGTCTTGGAAAAGTGAGAAGGATTCTTCGCGTTTTCTTGAAAAGAAGTACAAGGATTCGTCTAGAAGGCGGCATGGAAGTGTTATCTCAAGTGCTAATTCATCACCAAAACAAGTTGGCAAATCATGTCGCCGAATTAAACGCAAGGAGACTAC ATCAGCTACTGATCAACTGCAAATTGATACTAGTAGACTTCCTTTAGAAGGTGAAGTAGCTGAAAGTCCGTATGTTCCTACTTCCGCTGATAATGTGCCTGAAATCTCGAAAGAACCTTCAGAGGTCTTGGAAAATCAAATATTATCTAATGGTCACCCATCAAGTGCTCATGGCGAAGACAAAGATATGGAAATAGCTTTAGAACAACAAGCGCAACTCATACAGCAGTATGAAGCAGAGGAAAAAGCTCAAAGAGATTGGGAAGAGAAGTTCACAGAAACAAACAGTCGTACACCG GTTTCCATTGACGGGGGAAACCAATCAGATGTCACTGAAGATAGGGATGGAAGTCGGGAACCAGCTTCGCCATTCGGCGAAGACACGTTTGTGTCCTGTAACCAAGAACCAAGCTTAACAGATGAGGGTTTATCGGTTAGTTATGAACTTGGTAGAGATCAGAAATCTATCAGCAATGTTGCTTTTGAATCCCAATCATCAGAGATTGCAGTTTCAATGGCTAAAAGTACTTTTGATCAACAGCAGTCACTAGCTCATAATTATCTGCCACCTGTGAGCCAATATATTGGTGTCTCCGGGAAAGAGAAGACAGAAGTATTCTCCGGCACTACCAACAGTTTGAACAAAGAAGCTTCTGAAAATGCAGATCAATTTGCTTTGATGCCTCATGATACCTCCAATGAACTTGGATCTGTCTTGGAGGCCCTGCAACAAGCCAAGGCTTCACTTAAACAGAATCTAAATAGATCTCCAGTATCAAATCCTGGATCAATGAGGAACAGGGATCCTTCAGTTCCTATTATGAGGAATGAGAATAGATTTGAGTTCCCTGTTGGATCTGCTGGTCTTTTTAGGTTGCCAACTGGTTTTCAGCATGAAACAACTGCCCAAGACCACTTTCAGACTTCTGGGTCAGAACTAAGCTCGAGAAATATTACTCCTGGACCTGCAGGAGATAGATTTTTTCCCAGCCCTTACATGCATTCTCAATCAAGCAGCCCTAGTGATGGACTTTTTACCACCCGCACGAATCCTTACATGGACCCTAGATCAACACTCCCGACAACGTTTCCAATCTTCCGTACTATGTTGGATTCAGATCGTTATGCTGCCCTAACTAACAGCTCCACTGATCCTCGTTTAAATGCTGGTCTACCATCTGCCAGTAGATATGTATACCCGGATTATCCTCCTTACCGAGAAATGGTGCCAAGGATGACAGCCGATGATGCACTTTCAGGACATGCTGCAAATAGGGACATAGGAATACGTCATCCGTCTCATTCACAATATTATAATGACCCCAGGCATTATGATGATCCCAGGCAGTACAATGATCCCAGGCAGTACAATGATCCCAGGCAATATATGTACAGATAG